The following coding sequences are from one Alphaproteobacteria bacterium window:
- a CDS encoding BamA/TamA family outer membrane protein, translating into MVLAALLPLAGLAACSGGDPVGELAALLDFGPLNGGGYQVSISGLDDLPDIHTLVRDSSALVERRREAPPTPEGLARRADADAELMRRILRSQGFYGAVVETRIDSSTDPVAVTLAVTPGPPYLLSSYDIIYEDGGDGLPGGPAAVDLTLGDWARAADIEAAGPTLLRRIGRQGHPFATITRQVVVVDHDAMAVAVALQVAEGPHLTYGPTSASGLVRVRPDYVAGFIPWQPGETVSTRQMDQVEEELRQTRLFEFVAVSAQRPPAAQTVRAGAAPPVQAAPILIETLEAPPRSIGLGGDYTTETGPGATATWEHRNFFGRNETLAFRGRLTGPEQRAAADFAKPHFRHRNQSLLLNSETLVEDGDAFDEKTISGFAGLQRPIGNDWSVRWGGALEYTEQANSEGEADSVIAGLPVRFLRDTSDDPLDPTTGSRVAFSLIPAVSLGDSNGRFLTLEETTSRYWPLTEDRSLVAAGRLRLGVVLGADRLDLPPSRRFYGGGAGSVRGYGQDSLGRLDASGAAVGGRSIVEFGGELRARLSETIGVVPFLEAGNSYDRLVPQANERLQWAAGVGLRYFTVIGPLRLDLAFPLNRRRELDSTYELYFSIGQAF; encoded by the coding sequence ATGGTCCTGGCGGCGCTGCTGCCGCTGGCCGGTCTGGCCGCGTGCAGCGGCGGCGATCCGGTCGGCGAGCTCGCCGCCCTGCTGGACTTCGGCCCGCTCAACGGCGGCGGCTATCAGGTGAGCATCAGCGGGCTCGACGATCTGCCGGACATCCACACCCTGGTGCGCGACTCCTCCGCCCTGGTGGAGCGCCGCCGCGAGGCGCCGCCAACGCCGGAAGGGCTGGCCCGCCGCGCCGACGCCGACGCCGAACTCATGCGCCGCATCCTGCGCAGCCAGGGATTCTACGGCGCCGTGGTGGAAACCCGCATCGATTCCTCGACCGATCCCGTGGCCGTCACTCTGGCGGTGACGCCGGGGCCGCCCTATCTGCTGTCGTCCTATGACATCATCTACGAGGATGGCGGGGACGGCCTGCCCGGCGGACCGGCGGCGGTGGACCTGACCCTTGGCGACTGGGCGCGCGCCGCCGACATAGAGGCGGCGGGGCCGACCCTGCTGCGGCGCATCGGCCGCCAGGGGCACCCCTTTGCCACCATCACCCGCCAGGTGGTGGTGGTCGACCATGACGCCATGGCCGTCGCCGTCGCCCTGCAGGTGGCGGAAGGTCCGCATCTGACCTATGGCCCGACCAGCGCCAGTGGCCTGGTGCGGGTGCGGCCCGACTATGTGGCCGGCTTCATCCCCTGGCAGCCGGGCGAGACGGTCAGCACCCGGCAAATGGATCAGGTGGAGGAAGAGCTGCGCCAGACCCGTCTGTTTGAGTTCGTCGCGGTCTCCGCCCAGAGACCGCCGGCCGCGCAAACCGTCCGGGCCGGCGCCGCCCCGCCGGTGCAGGCCGCGCCGATTCTCATTGAAACACTCGAGGCGCCACCGCGCTCCATCGGCCTCGGCGGCGACTACACAACAGAGACCGGCCCCGGCGCCACCGCCACATGGGAGCACCGCAACTTCTTCGGGCGCAACGAAACCCTCGCCTTTCGCGGCCGCCTGACCGGGCCGGAGCAACGGGCCGCGGCGGATTTCGCCAAGCCCCATTTCCGCCACCGCAACCAGTCGCTGCTGCTCAACAGCGAGACCCTGGTGGAGGACGGCGACGCCTTCGACGAAAAAACCATCTCCGGATTCGCCGGCCTGCAGCGGCCCATCGGCAATGACTGGTCGGTCCGCTGGGGCGGCGCCCTGGAATACACCGAGCAGGCCAATAGCGAAGGCGAGGCCGATTCCGTCATCGCCGGCCTGCCCGTGCGTTTTCTTCGCGATACCTCCGACGACCCGCTCGACCCGACCACCGGCAGCCGCGTCGCCTTCAGCCTCATTCCGGCGGTGTCGCTGGGCGATTCCAATGGGCGTTTCCTGACCCTGGAGGAAACCACCAGCCGCTACTGGCCGCTGACCGAAGACCGCTCGCTGGTGGCTGCCGGTCGCCTGCGTCTCGGCGTGGTCCTTGGCGCGGACCGGTTGGACCTGCCGCCCAGCCGCCGCTTCTATGGTGGCGGGGCCGGCTCGGTGCGCGGCTATGGCCAGGACTCGCTCGGTCGTCTCGACGCCAGCGGAGCGGCGGTGGGCGGCAGGTCCATTGTGGAGTTCGGTGGCGAGCTGCGCGCCCGTCTCAGCGAGACCATCGGCGTCGTGCCGTTTCTGGAGGCCGGCAACTCCTATGACCGGCTGGTGCCGCAGGCCAATGAGCGGCTGCAATGGGCCGCCGGTGTGGGCCTGCGCTATTTCACCGTGATCGGCCCGCTGCGCCTCGACCTGGCCTTTCCGCTCAATCGCCGGCGCGAGCTGGACAGCACCTACGAACTCTATTTCAGCATCGGCCAGGCCTTCTGA